The following coding sequences lie in one Pseudoxanthomonas sp. SE1 genomic window:
- a CDS encoding thiamine pyrophosphate-dependent enzyme, translated as MTAHHPIPARMKGLNRAEICDQNFIEFVKGWSGHVGTKPAAGDAVLPGSRLDAKGFMELLESQLISRHLDLMARVLRVQNKVFYTIGSSGHEGNAMVARLTRHTDPAFLHYRSGGFMAERFRKLPGMDPVMDSALSFAASADDPASGGRHKVWGSKPLWVLPQTSTIASHLPKALGTAVAIEQARRIGHALPIPDDSIAICSFGDASSNHATAQTAFNAAAWTAYQKLPAPVLFVCEDNGIGISVKTPDGWIGRNFRDRKDLDYFHADGLDLATGYGQVQAAVDHCRRTRSPTFLHLRTTRIMGHAGTDFEIEWRPLEELCAVEATDPLLRSAAIALESGLVSKDALLGLYEATRKRCFAAAEDADRRPRITTLEHVMAPLAPYTPDAVAAEAARTAPHDKRVAAFGSEDKLPEKLPPRHLAIQINNALHDLFCKYPEALLFGEDVAQKGGVYTVTKGLQKAFKGTRVFNTLLDETMILGLAQGYANLGMLPIPEIQYLAYFHNACDQIRGEAASLQFFSNNQYRNPMVVRIAGLGYQRGFGGHFHNDNSITALRDIPGIVVGCPSRGDDAAMMLRTLAALAKVDGRVTVFLEPIALYMTKDLHEAGDGQWLFPYPAQDEAMPLGEGRVYGGDAEDLVIFTYGNGVPMSLRAARSIEKKHGWKVRVVDLRWLVPLNEGFIARQAASAKRILVVDEGRHAAGVGEGIITAIAEAGYRARPFQRVVGADTYTPLAGAAFLVLPGDEDIVAAADRLA; from the coding sequence ATGACTGCACATCATCCGATTCCGGCCCGCATGAAGGGCCTCAACCGCGCCGAGATCTGCGACCAGAACTTCATCGAGTTCGTGAAGGGCTGGAGCGGGCATGTCGGCACGAAGCCGGCGGCCGGCGACGCGGTACTCCCCGGCAGCAGGCTGGATGCGAAAGGCTTCATGGAGTTGTTGGAATCCCAGCTGATCTCGCGCCACCTCGACCTGATGGCGCGCGTGCTGCGCGTGCAGAACAAGGTCTTCTACACCATCGGCAGTTCCGGGCACGAGGGCAACGCGATGGTCGCGCGCCTGACGCGCCACACCGATCCCGCTTTCCTGCATTACCGCAGCGGTGGTTTCATGGCCGAGCGCTTCCGCAAGCTGCCGGGCATGGACCCGGTGATGGACTCCGCGCTCAGCTTTGCCGCGAGCGCGGACGATCCCGCCTCCGGTGGTCGCCACAAGGTGTGGGGCAGCAAGCCGTTGTGGGTGCTGCCGCAGACCTCGACGATTGCTTCCCACCTGCCCAAGGCACTGGGTACGGCCGTGGCCATCGAACAGGCGCGCCGCATCGGCCATGCGTTGCCGATCCCCGACGACAGCATCGCGATATGCTCGTTCGGCGATGCCTCCAGCAACCACGCCACCGCGCAGACCGCGTTCAATGCGGCGGCATGGACCGCGTACCAGAAGCTGCCTGCACCGGTGCTCTTCGTCTGCGAGGACAACGGCATCGGCATTTCGGTGAAGACGCCGGACGGTTGGATCGGGCGCAATTTCCGTGATCGCAAAGACCTGGACTACTTCCACGCCGACGGCCTCGACCTGGCGACCGGCTACGGACAGGTGCAGGCGGCGGTGGATCACTGCCGGCGCACGCGCAGCCCGACCTTCCTGCACCTGCGCACCACGCGGATCATGGGGCACGCGGGTACCGACTTCGAAATCGAGTGGCGCCCGCTCGAAGAACTGTGCGCGGTGGAAGCGACCGATCCTCTGCTGCGCTCGGCGGCGATCGCGCTGGAATCCGGACTCGTATCGAAGGATGCGCTGCTCGGCCTGTACGAAGCCACGCGCAAGCGCTGTTTCGCCGCGGCCGAGGACGCCGACCGTCGTCCGCGCATCACCACGCTGGAACACGTCATGGCGCCACTGGCGCCATATACGCCCGATGCCGTGGCGGCGGAGGCGGCGCGCACGGCGCCGCACGACAAGCGCGTCGCGGCATTCGGCAGCGAGGACAAACTGCCGGAGAAACTGCCGCCGCGCCACTTGGCCATCCAGATCAACAACGCGCTGCACGACCTGTTCTGCAAGTATCCGGAAGCCCTGCTGTTCGGCGAGGACGTGGCGCAGAAGGGCGGTGTCTATACGGTGACCAAGGGACTGCAGAAGGCGTTCAAGGGCACGCGCGTGTTCAACACGCTGCTCGACGAGACCATGATCCTCGGCCTGGCGCAGGGTTACGCCAACCTGGGCATGCTGCCGATCCCGGAAATCCAGTACCTGGCGTACTTCCACAACGCCTGCGACCAGATCCGTGGCGAAGCCGCCAGCCTGCAGTTCTTCAGCAACAACCAGTACCGCAATCCGATGGTGGTGCGGATCGCCGGGCTGGGATACCAGCGTGGATTCGGCGGCCACTTCCACAACGACAACTCGATCACGGCGTTGCGCGACATTCCCGGCATCGTGGTCGGCTGCCCGTCGCGTGGCGACGATGCCGCCATGATGTTGCGCACCCTCGCCGCGCTGGCGAAGGTGGACGGCCGCGTGACGGTGTTCCTGGAGCCCATCGCGCTTTACATGACCAAGGACTTGCACGAAGCCGGCGATGGCCAATGGCTGTTCCCGTATCCCGCACAGGACGAGGCGATGCCGCTGGGCGAAGGCCGCGTGTATGGCGGGGACGCGGAAGACCTGGTCATCTTCACCTACGGCAATGGCGTGCCGATGAGCCTGCGTGCGGCCCGCAGCATCGAGAAGAAGCACGGCTGGAAGGTGCGGGTGGTCGACCTGCGCTGGCTGGTGCCGCTCAATGAAGGGTTCATCGCCAGGCAGGCGGCGTCCGCCAAGCGCATCCTGGTCGTCGACGAAGGCCGCCACGCCGCCGGCGTGGGCGAGGGCATCATCACCGCGATCGCGGAAGCGGGTTACCGTGCGCGGCCCTTCCAGCGCGTGGTCGGGGCCGACACCTATACCCCGCTGGCGGGTGCGGCGTTCCTGGTACTGCCGGGTGACGAGGACATCGTCGCGGCGGCCGACCGGCTGGCATGA
- a CDS encoding glutathione S-transferase family protein, with product MTPDPVTVHGMSTSGNCHKVRLLLEQLGRPYTWIEVDSANGGTRTPGYLAKNPNGKVPMLERGDGAILVESNAILCWLADGTSLLPPDAWQRAQALSWLFFEQYSHEPYIAVARFICGWTPLDSPRRADLPRLHERGAQALAVMEKHLEQADWFTGAAYGVADIALFAYTHCADDGGFDLSTYPRITDWLARVCATPGFVPMPGVSDDVAARLASS from the coding sequence ATGACGCCTGATCCCGTCACCGTCCATGGCATGTCCACCTCGGGCAACTGCCACAAGGTGCGCCTGCTGCTCGAACAACTCGGGCGGCCCTACACCTGGATCGAGGTCGACAGTGCCAATGGCGGCACCCGCACGCCCGGTTACCTGGCGAAGAACCCGAACGGCAAGGTGCCGATGCTGGAACGCGGCGATGGCGCCATCCTCGTGGAGTCGAACGCGATCCTGTGCTGGCTGGCCGACGGGACATCGTTGTTGCCCCCGGATGCGTGGCAAAGGGCACAGGCGCTGAGCTGGCTGTTCTTCGAACAGTACAGCCACGAGCCCTACATCGCGGTGGCGCGCTTCATCTGCGGCTGGACGCCGCTGGACTCGCCGCGCCGCGCCGACCTGCCGCGCCTGCACGAGCGGGGCGCACAGGCGCTGGCCGTGATGGAGAAGCATCTCGAACAGGCGGACTGGTTTACCGGTGCCGCCTACGGCGTGGCCGACATCGCGCTGTTCGCCTACACCCACTGTGCGGACGACGGCGGTTTCGATCTGTCCACCTATCCCCGCATTACCGACTGGCTGGCGCGCGTGTGCGCCACGCCGGGTTTCGTTCCCATGCCGGGCGTGAGCGACGACGTCGCCGCGCGCCTGGCGTCTTCCTGA
- a CDS encoding GNAT family N-acetyltransferase, with protein sequence MDLSDLQLETPRLLLRLPRLDDYEAWAAFGADEEATRFIGGMQARSPAWRSLAATLGSWHLQGFGMFSVIEKATGRWVGRIGPWQPEGWPGTEVGWSIAREAWGRGYAPEAAAASIDWAFEHLGWDEVIHTIDPANANSKAVAAKLGSTYLRMDRLPEPHHEKPVEVWGQARIQWHARRAAQT encoded by the coding sequence ATGGACCTTTCCGATCTCCAGCTTGAAACTCCGCGCCTGCTGCTGCGCTTGCCGCGGCTGGACGACTACGAAGCCTGGGCGGCGTTCGGCGCCGATGAGGAAGCCACGCGCTTCATAGGCGGCATGCAGGCACGGTCGCCCGCGTGGCGAAGCCTCGCGGCGACGCTGGGCAGCTGGCACCTGCAGGGGTTCGGGATGTTCTCGGTGATCGAGAAGGCGACGGGTCGCTGGGTTGGCAGGATAGGGCCATGGCAACCAGAAGGCTGGCCGGGTACCGAGGTGGGCTGGAGCATCGCGCGGGAAGCCTGGGGTCGCGGCTATGCCCCGGAAGCGGCTGCGGCCAGCATCGACTGGGCGTTCGAACATCTGGGCTGGGACGAGGTGATCCACACCATCGATCCGGCCAACGCCAATTCCAAGGCGGTAGCCGCCAAGCTCGGATCGACCTACCTGCGCATGGATCGCCTGCCAGAACCCCACCACGAGAAACCGGTCGAGGTATGGGGTCAGGCACGGATCCAGTGGCACGCCCGCAGGGCCGCCCAGACGTGA
- a CDS encoding acyl-CoA dehydrogenase family protein has protein sequence MALNPYDLFDVRSLLSEEERAVQDAVARFTDERVRPIIGDAFDQGRFPKELVPEIAELGLLGSSLPEKYGCAGLNAVSYGLICQELERGDSGIRSFVSVQSSLCMYPIHAYGSEEQRQRWLPDMAAGKVIGCFGLTEPHGGSDPANMKTTARRDGDDWVINGSKMWITNGNLADIAIVWAQTDEGIQGFLIEKGTPGFTAQEIKHKMSLRASVTSALFFDNVRLPDSSRLPNVKGLKGPLGCLTQARYGITWGPIGAAIACLDEVLGYTKERILFERPVAATQSAQIKMAEMARRITLAQLLSLQLGRLKDAGTMAPSQVSLAKWNNCRMAIDIARECRDLLGGAGITTEHAAIRHALNLESVITYEGTETVHQLVIGRELTGINAF, from the coding sequence ATGGCTCTGAACCCGTACGACCTGTTCGATGTCCGTTCCCTGCTGAGCGAAGAAGAGCGTGCCGTGCAGGACGCGGTGGCCCGCTTCACCGACGAACGGGTGCGTCCGATCATCGGCGACGCCTTCGACCAGGGCCGGTTCCCGAAGGAACTGGTGCCCGAGATCGCCGAACTCGGCCTGCTGGGTTCCTCGCTGCCGGAGAAGTACGGCTGCGCCGGCCTCAACGCGGTCAGCTACGGCCTGATCTGCCAGGAACTGGAGCGCGGCGACAGCGGCATCCGCAGTTTTGTCAGCGTGCAGTCTTCGCTGTGCATGTATCCCATCCATGCCTACGGCAGCGAAGAACAGCGCCAGCGCTGGCTGCCCGACATGGCCGCCGGCAAGGTCATCGGCTGCTTCGGCCTGACCGAGCCGCACGGTGGCTCGGACCCCGCCAACATGAAGACCACGGCGCGCCGTGACGGCGACGACTGGGTGATCAACGGTTCCAAGATGTGGATCACCAACGGCAACCTGGCCGACATCGCCATTGTCTGGGCGCAGACCGACGAGGGCATCCAGGGCTTCCTGATCGAGAAGGGCACGCCCGGTTTCACCGCCCAGGAGATCAAGCACAAGATGAGCCTGCGCGCGTCGGTGACCAGCGCGCTGTTCTTCGACAACGTGCGCCTGCCCGACAGCAGCCGCCTGCCCAACGTCAAAGGCCTGAAGGGCCCGCTCGGCTGCCTGACGCAGGCGCGCTACGGCATCACCTGGGGACCGATCGGCGCGGCGATCGCCTGCCTCGACGAAGTGCTGGGCTACACGAAGGAACGCATCCTGTTCGAGCGCCCGGTCGCTGCCACGCAGAGCGCACAGATCAAGATGGCCGAAATGGCCCGCCGTATCACCCTGGCGCAGCTGCTGTCGCTGCAACTGGGTCGTTTGAAGGATGCAGGCACCATGGCCCCGTCGCAGGTGTCGCTGGCGAAGTGGAACAATTGCCGCATGGCCATTGACATCGCGCGCGAGTGCCGCGACCTGCTCGGCGGCGCCGGCATCACCACCGAGCACGCCGCGATCCGTCATGCGCTGAACCTGGAATCGGTGATCACCTACGAAGGCACGGAAACCGTGCACCAGCTGGTGATCGGTCGTGAGCTGACTGGCATCAACGCATTCTGA
- a CDS encoding glycine zipper 2TM domain-containing protein, which produces MKSNTTTILVAVGALLVGAVATAAFLKGGEKGAAGQGELATTADGALIADDAAATDNEIPMGTLQYATVVKADPVTSSEKLYATVIGTEPVRETTTTSTPREVCEDVVVQERAPERDGNVGGTVAGAVIGGLLGNQVGSGSGKKAATVAGAVAGGAIGNQVDKRHVGGKVVNRTERQCHTENATSESSRVTGYNVTYRNPDGTTGTMRMDSKPGTRIAMGTTDKVIGYDVTYRFEGQDKTIRMDQKPGERLPVVDGQVVTQTASVDTPEQG; this is translated from the coding sequence ATGAAGAGCAATACAACAACGATTCTGGTCGCCGTCGGCGCGCTGCTGGTGGGTGCCGTGGCCACTGCAGCCTTCCTCAAGGGCGGCGAAAAGGGCGCAGCCGGTCAGGGCGAACTGGCGACAACCGCAGATGGCGCGTTGATCGCCGATGATGCGGCGGCGACCGACAACGAGATCCCGATGGGCACACTTCAGTACGCCACCGTGGTGAAGGCCGACCCGGTGACCAGTTCGGAGAAGCTGTACGCCACCGTGATTGGCACCGAACCCGTGCGCGAGACCACCACCACCAGCACGCCGCGGGAAGTCTGCGAGGACGTGGTGGTGCAGGAGCGGGCGCCCGAGCGCGACGGCAATGTCGGCGGCACCGTGGCCGGCGCGGTGATCGGTGGTCTGCTGGGCAACCAGGTGGGCAGTGGCAGCGGCAAGAAGGCCGCCACCGTCGCGGGTGCCGTCGCTGGCGGCGCCATCGGCAACCAGGTGGACAAGCGCCACGTGGGTGGCAAGGTCGTCAACCGCACCGAGCGGCAGTGCCACACCGAGAACGCGACCTCCGAGTCCTCGCGCGTGACCGGCTACAACGTGACCTACCGCAATCCGGATGGCACCACCGGCACCATGCGCATGGACAGCAAGCCGGGTACCCGCATCGCCATGGGCACCACCGACAAGGTCATCGGTTATGACGTGACCTACCGCTTCGAGGGTCAGGACAAGACCATCCGTATGGACCAGAAGCCGGGCGAACGCCTGCCGGTGGTCGATGGCCAGGTCGTGACCCAGACCGCCAGCGTGGACACGCCTGAGCAGGGCTGA
- a CDS encoding DUF6116 family protein, with translation MPNPLLLPLLEWARKLRYPTLFKITAALFMVTLVLPDPFPFVDEILFGLGTLLLANWKRRKDPPQTIEPSKH, from the coding sequence ATGCCCAATCCCCTGTTGCTGCCACTGCTCGAGTGGGCGCGAAAGCTGCGTTACCCCACGCTGTTCAAGATCACCGCGGCGCTTTTCATGGTCACCCTGGTCCTGCCTGATCCGTTCCCGTTCGTTGATGAAATCCTGTTCGGCCTCGGCACGTTGTTGCTTGCCAACTGGAAACGGCGCAAGGACCCGCCACAGACGATCGAACCCTCGAAGCATTGA
- a CDS encoding TatD family hydrolase, whose product MLVDSHSHFDAPEFDPDREAALARARAAGVTRQIVPAVAANSWSRLRDVCTRDRGLFPAYGLHPMYLAEHQPAHLGELRQWIERERPVAVGECGLDFFVEGLDADDQQRYFDGQLHLAREFDLPVIVHARRAVDAVIASFKRVGGLRGVVHSFSGSPEQARQLWQLGFLIGLGGPVTYERANRLRTLARTMPLDFLLLETDAPDQPDAGIRGQRNEPSRLTVVRDVIADLRRASPDDLAAATTRNAERLFGLPAQ is encoded by the coding sequence ATGCTGGTCGACAGCCACAGCCATTTCGACGCACCGGAATTCGACCCGGACCGTGAGGCTGCGCTGGCGCGCGCGCGCGCAGCGGGCGTCACCCGGCAAATCGTACCCGCGGTGGCAGCGAACAGTTGGTCCAGGCTGCGTGATGTCTGCACGCGTGATCGAGGCCTGTTCCCGGCCTATGGACTCCACCCGATGTACCTGGCCGAACACCAGCCTGCGCACTTGGGCGAACTGCGCCAATGGATCGAACGCGAACGCCCCGTGGCCGTCGGCGAGTGCGGCCTGGATTTCTTCGTCGAAGGCCTGGATGCGGATGATCAGCAGCGCTACTTCGATGGGCAGCTGCACCTGGCGCGCGAATTCGACCTGCCGGTGATCGTGCATGCGCGCCGCGCCGTCGATGCGGTGATCGCGTCGTTCAAGCGCGTGGGTGGCCTGCGCGGTGTGGTGCACAGCTTTTCAGGCAGTCCGGAACAGGCGCGCCAGTTGTGGCAGCTGGGCTTCCTGATCGGACTCGGCGGACCGGTCACGTACGAGCGCGCGAACCGCCTGCGCACGCTCGCCCGCACGATGCCGCTCGATTTCCTGCTACTGGAAACGGATGCGCCGGACCAGCCTGATGCCGGCATCCGTGGACAACGCAACGAACCGTCGCGGCTGACCGTGGTGCGCGATGTCATTGCAGACCTGCGTCGCGCTTCGCCGGACGATCTCGCGGCGGCGACGACGCGCAACGCCGAGCGGCTGTTCGGGCTACCCGCGCAGTAG
- a CDS encoding tRNA threonylcarbamoyladenosine dehydratase, producing the protein MKKELKDRFGGIDRLYGVGAVARHAVARVAVVGMGGVGSWVVEALARSGVGHLTLIDADDICVSNTNRQLPALEGQYGRNKAEAMADRCRAINPLMDVDVVPQFLTGTNMVELLDRDFDLVLDACDSFRVKVEMIAWCRRCKLPIVVSGSAGGRTDPTQIRLRDLSRTEHDALLALVRKKLRAEFNFPKNKDRYFGVQAVYSLENVKYPQADGSVCGLRPQLGADAALKLDCGVGLGAATHITGAFAFAMVGKALELLAKPRKEPQVRLLRG; encoded by the coding sequence ATGAAGAAAGAACTCAAGGATCGCTTCGGCGGCATCGACCGGTTATATGGGGTGGGGGCGGTGGCCCGCCACGCCGTCGCACGCGTGGCCGTGGTCGGCATGGGTGGCGTGGGCTCGTGGGTGGTGGAAGCGCTGGCGCGCTCGGGCGTGGGCCATCTGACGCTGATCGATGCGGACGACATCTGCGTGTCGAACACCAACCGGCAATTGCCTGCGCTGGAAGGCCAGTACGGACGCAACAAGGCTGAGGCGATGGCGGACCGCTGCCGCGCGATCAATCCACTGATGGACGTGGACGTGGTGCCGCAGTTCCTCACCGGCACCAATATGGTCGAACTACTTGACCGGGACTTCGACCTGGTGCTCGACGCCTGCGACAGCTTCCGGGTGAAAGTCGAGATGATCGCGTGGTGCCGCCGCTGCAAGCTGCCTATCGTGGTGTCCGGATCGGCGGGTGGGCGCACCGACCCCACCCAGATCCGGCTGCGCGACCTGTCGCGCACCGAGCACGATGCGCTGCTCGCACTTGTGCGCAAGAAGCTGCGGGCGGAGTTCAATTTTCCCAAGAACAAGGACCGCTATTTCGGCGTGCAGGCGGTGTACTCGCTCGAGAACGTCAAGTATCCGCAGGCCGATGGATCCGTCTGCGGCCTGCGACCGCAACTGGGCGCGGATGCCGCACTGAAACTGGACTGCGGCGTCGGCCTGGGAGCGGCGACGCACATCACCGGCGCGTTCGCGTTCGCCATGGTGGGCAAGGCGCTGGAGCTGCTGGCCAAGCCTCGCAAAGAGCCGCAGGTGCGCCTACTGCGCGGGTAG
- a CDS encoding glycine zipper 2TM domain-containing protein produces MNMRFIAIGLTATVALAGCASTSPGYGNSGYGGGYNSAPASRYCADCGIVERIDVVSSGRSAPSATGAVLGGIVGAVAGRQISDRTGGSEGNKNVSTVAGAVAGAAAGNAIQNRTTGDTYNVTVRMDDGRRVTISQRDLGGIRENTYVRIQNGRVVLR; encoded by the coding sequence ATGAACATGCGTTTTATCGCCATTGGCCTGACTGCCACCGTCGCCCTCGCCGGCTGCGCCAGCACCTCACCCGGTTATGGCAACAGCGGCTATGGCGGCGGCTACAACAGCGCGCCGGCCAGCCGCTATTGCGCGGATTGCGGCATCGTCGAGCGCATAGACGTGGTGTCGTCCGGTCGCAGCGCACCGTCGGCCACGGGCGCGGTGCTGGGCGGTATCGTCGGTGCGGTCGCCGGTCGCCAGATCTCCGACCGCACCGGCGGCAGCGAAGGCAACAAGAACGTCTCCACCGTCGCAGGCGCTGTCGCCGGCGCAGCCGCAGGCAACGCGATCCAGAACCGTACCACCGGCGATACCTACAACGTGACCGTGCGGATGGACGACGGCCGCCGCGTCACGATCAGCCAGCGCGACCTGGGCGGCATCCGCGAGAACACCTACGTGCGTATCCAGAACGGTCGCGTGGTGCTGCGCTGA
- a CDS encoding cold-shock protein, translating to MSDRETGTVKWFNDAKGFGFISRENGEDVFVHFRAIQTQGFKSLKEGQKVSFTVVQGQKGLQADAVQPV from the coding sequence ATGTCTGATCGTGAAACCGGAACCGTGAAATGGTTCAACGATGCCAAGGGCTTCGGCTTCATCAGCCGTGAGAATGGCGAAGACGTGTTCGTGCACTTCCGCGCCATCCAGACCCAGGGCTTCAAGAGCCTGAAGGAAGGACAGAAGGTCAGCTTCACCGTCGTGCAGGGCCAGAAGGGCCTGCAGGCGGACGCCGTGCAGCCCGTCTGA
- a CDS encoding DUF456 domain-containing protein, giving the protein MDIQMLYYALAVVLILVGIAGVILPALPGLPLVFGGMLLAAWAGGFQQIGWVTLVVLGLLTALSFAVDVFSTAIGAQRVGASRKALLGTVLGTFAGLFFMPIGLLAGPFIGALLGELWHGREFRQATKVGLGTWLGILLGVVLKLGLAFAMLGLFVFAWIF; this is encoded by the coding sequence TTGGATATCCAGATGCTTTACTACGCCCTGGCCGTGGTACTGATCCTGGTCGGCATCGCAGGGGTGATCCTGCCTGCCCTGCCCGGCCTGCCGCTGGTCTTCGGCGGCATGCTGCTGGCGGCCTGGGCGGGTGGCTTCCAGCAGATCGGCTGGGTCACGCTGGTCGTACTGGGCCTGCTGACCGCGCTGTCCTTCGCTGTCGATGTCTTCTCCACCGCGATCGGTGCGCAGCGGGTCGGCGCGAGCCGCAAGGCATTGCTGGGGACCGTGCTGGGCACGTTCGCCGGCCTGTTCTTCATGCCCATCGGCCTGCTGGCAGGCCCCTTCATCGGCGCGCTGCTGGGCGAACTGTGGCATGGCCGGGAATTCCGACAGGCCACCAAGGTGGGCCTGGGCACCTGGCTTGGCATCCTGTTGGGCGTGGTGCTCAAGCTGGGCCTGGCATTCGCGATGCTGGGGCTTTTCGTGTTCGCCTGGATCTTCTGA
- a CDS encoding phospholipase A: MTHTTRLLPLVIGVAFALSAQAQDNASGGTSAEACFSLENDAARLACYDAALGRTAADTRQADEQALAARDAEIQARAQARAEAKAAADMESGQDVPLSQRTRRRLGAWFRTDDPADADLIANAGRGSLLDSRWELAKDSKLGVFQLRAYKPMYLLPAFWTSQVNETPSSPNPDNTVTEPQDLQDIEAKFQLSFKTKFAENLFGDNGDVWGAYTQSSRWQVYNGDESRPFRETNYEPEVMLVFRNNYSIAGWKGRMAGIALNHQSNGRSDPLSRSWNRVIATIGLDRDNWALVLRPWYRVPDGNDDDNPDIEDYIGRGDAMLTYARNGHVFTVLGRHSLRGGDDSHGAVQVDYGFPINRSFRAHVQLFHGYGESLIDYNHKATYIGLGISLLDWY, translated from the coding sequence ATGACGCACACCACCCGGCTTCTGCCTCTGGTAATCGGAGTTGCCTTCGCGCTCAGCGCCCAGGCCCAGGACAACGCCTCAGGCGGAACGTCCGCCGAGGCTTGTTTCTCGCTAGAGAACGACGCCGCACGCCTGGCCTGCTATGACGCCGCGCTCGGACGCACGGCGGCCGACACCCGGCAGGCCGACGAACAGGCGCTGGCCGCCAGGGACGCCGAAATCCAGGCGCGCGCGCAGGCCCGCGCCGAAGCCAAGGCGGCCGCCGACATGGAGAGCGGCCAGGATGTGCCCCTGAGCCAGCGCACGCGCCGCCGCCTGGGCGCATGGTTCCGTACGGACGATCCAGCCGACGCCGACCTGATCGCCAATGCCGGACGCGGCTCACTGCTCGACAGCCGTTGGGAACTGGCCAAAGACTCCAAGCTCGGCGTGTTCCAGTTGCGCGCCTACAAGCCCATGTACCTGCTGCCCGCATTCTGGACCAGCCAGGTCAACGAAACGCCGTCTTCACCCAACCCGGACAACACCGTCACCGAGCCGCAGGACCTGCAGGACATCGAGGCGAAATTCCAGCTGAGCTTCAAGACCAAGTTCGCGGAGAACCTGTTCGGCGACAACGGCGACGTCTGGGGCGCCTACACCCAGAGCTCGCGCTGGCAGGTCTACAACGGCGACGAGTCGCGCCCGTTCCGGGAGACGAACTACGAGCCGGAAGTGATGCTGGTGTTCCGCAACAACTACAGCATCGCCGGCTGGAAGGGCCGCATGGCCGGCATCGCGCTCAACCACCAGTCCAATGGGCGCAGCGATCCGCTGTCGCGCAGCTGGAACCGCGTCATCGCCACCATCGGCCTGGACCGCGACAACTGGGCACTGGTGCTGCGTCCCTGGTACCGCGTGCCGGACGGCAACGACGACGACAACCCCGACATCGAGGACTACATCGGCCGCGGCGATGCGATGCTCACCTACGCGCGCAACGGCCATGTGTTCACGGTGCTGGGCCGGCATTCGCTGCGCGGAGGCGACGATTCGCATGGCGCCGTGCAGGTCGACTACGGGTTTCCGATCAACCGGAGCTTCCGCGCGCACGTGCAGCTGTTCCACGGCTATGGCGAAAGCCTGATCGACTACAACCACAAGGCCACCTATATCGGCCTGGGCATCTCGCTGCTGGACTGGTACTGA
- the arsC gene encoding arsenate reductase (glutaredoxin) (This arsenate reductase requires both glutathione and glutaredoxin to convert arsenate to arsenite, after which the efflux transporter formed by ArsA and ArsB can extrude the arsenite from the cell, providing resistance.): MDDVTIYHNPACGTSRNTLGMIRNAGIEPQVIEYLKTPPDRATLLSLIAAMQVPVREVVRAKEALYSDLGLADADDDALVDAMLVHPVLINRPIVVTPMGTALCRPSERVLDFLPQPQQGAFAKEDGERVVDAAGNRIV, encoded by the coding sequence ATGGACGACGTGACGATCTACCACAACCCGGCCTGCGGTACGTCGCGCAACACGTTGGGAATGATCCGCAACGCCGGCATCGAGCCGCAGGTCATCGAGTACCTGAAGACGCCGCCGGACCGCGCCACCCTGCTGTCGCTGATCGCGGCGATGCAGGTGCCGGTTCGCGAGGTGGTGCGCGCCAAGGAGGCCCTGTACTCGGACCTCGGCCTGGCCGATGCGGACGACGACGCGCTGGTCGATGCGATGCTGGTCCACCCGGTGCTCATCAACCGGCCGATCGTGGTGACGCCGATGGGAACCGCACTCTGCCGGCCCTCGGAGCGCGTGCTGGACTTCCTGCCGCAACCGCAACAGGGCGCCTTCGCGAAGGAAGATGGAGAACGCGTGGTGGACGCGGCCGGAAATCGCATCGTCTGA